The proteins below are encoded in one region of Chrysemys picta bellii isolate R12L10 chromosome 4, ASM1138683v2, whole genome shotgun sequence:
- the LOC101932269 gene encoding olfactory receptor 4S2-like, whose protein sequence is MANISSVTEFVLLGLSQNQKLQKMCFVLFLCFYISIVIGNLLIVLTIVSSQHLNSPMYFFLSYLSFVDICYSSVTAPKVIADFLTEKKIISFIGCIAQLFGVHFFGCTEIFILTVMAYDRYIAICKPLHYTTIMTRRVCGQMVVASWVGGFVHSMVQTLITTQLPFCGPNEIDHYFCDVHPLLQLACADTYVVGIIVVANSGMIALGCFLLLVISYIVILISLRTHSSEGRRKALSTCGSHIAVVILFFGPCTFTYIRPSSHLSEDKMVAVFYTVITPMLNPLIYTLRNEEVKSAMRKLWSRKVMSDGKSIG, encoded by the exons ATGGCGAATATAAGCAGTGTGACTGAATTTGTCCTCTTGGGCCTCTCCCAGAATCAGAAGCTgcagaaaatgtgttttgtgcTGTTTTTATGCTTCTATATAAGCATTGT cattggAAACCTCCTCATTGTTCTCACTATAGTTAGCAGTCAGCATCTGAACtcacccatgtatttcttcctgagTTACCTATCCTTTGTAGACATCTGCTACTCTTCTGTCACAGCCCCTAAAGTGATTGCAGACTTCCTCACTGAGAAAAAAATAATCTCCTTCATTGGCTGCATAGCACAGCTGTTCGGAGTCCATTTCTTTGGTTGCACTGAGATCTTCATCCTCACAGTGATGGCCTACGATCGCTACATTGCAATCTGCAAACCCCTCCACTACACAACCATCATGACCAGGCGTGTATGTGGCCAGATGGTGGTGGCCTCATGGGTAGGGGGCTTTGTGCATTCCATGGTACAGACTCTTATAACCACCCAGTTACCCTTCTGTGGGCCCAATGAGATTGACCATTATTTCTGTGATGTTCACCCTTTGCTACAACTGGCTTGTGCCGACACCTATGTTGTCGGCATCATAGTTGTTGCTAATAGTGGGATGATTGCTTTGGGTTGTTTCCTTCTCTTGGTTATATCCTACATTGTGATTTTAATCTCCTTAAGGACACATTCTTCTGAAGGGCGTCGTAAAGCTCTCTCCACCTGTGGCTCCCATATTGCtgtagtgattttattttttgggccTTGCACGTTCACCTACATCCGACCTTCTAGCCACTTATCAGAGGACAAGATGGTTGCTGTGTTCTACACCGTTATCACCCCCATGCTGAATCCGCTGATCTACACACTAAGAAATGAGGAGgtgaaaagtgccatgagaaAATTATGGAGCAGAAAAGTGATGTCAGATGGGAAATCAATAGGGTGA